Part of the Loxodonta africana isolate mLoxAfr1 chromosome 15, mLoxAfr1.hap2, whole genome shotgun sequence genome is shown below.
TCTGCGTAGCCTTCATGTTCCACGACATGGCTGTTCACCCCCAGGATCCGGTCTCCTTCTTGAAGACCCTGGCGCTGTGCAGAGCTGCCTGGCTCCACCCTGCACACCAcatgccctgctcctcccagcTCCTGCTGCAGGTGGAAGCCAAAACTCCTGCCCTCCtctttgctcagcagacagaagCGAGGCCGCTGCAGGCTCCAGGGATCTGGTGGAGAAGTCACGCAGCAGAAAAGGGAGGAGAGAAGGTGTGGCCCAAGGACAggtcactgtgtgccaggcagacCCTGCCCCCTTTATAGGGCACCAGGCAGGCTTCCACCCTGTAAGGTGCTGGGTGTGGGCAATGTGGCTGGGACAGAAGGAAACTGCCTAGTCCCCTCCTACCTCCATATAATAACTCTTGGCCAAGGCTGCTATCAGAGGGAGACAGAAGTGAGTGGTTACCACGGGGATGGGAAGCTGGGTGGCACTATGGTGCCTCCCGGAGGAAAGGAAATAGCTGCCAGGGGGTGAGGGGGTTACCAGAGAAGTCGTGGTCTTCAGCCAGGGAGAGGACAGGATTATCAATCCCCAGCTTTGGGTTAAACTCAAACTTCCTGCAAGGAGGCAAGAGGCAGGGCAGAGAAAGCTTAACATCTGGACTTGGCTCCCAGTTTCAACTTGAAGTGCTAATGGCAGCTGGGAACTTCCTCACCTTCTATCCCCTCCTCCCCTTGCCCCAACCCTTCGTGGCACTTACAGAATTAATGAGTTTGTGTCCTGAAGATCAGGGGGCGAGACGTGGTGAGCAGAGGACAGGCACATTCTTCCCTCCAGACTCCTCTCCCCATGGTCAGAAACTGAAAGGACTTAGGGGAACCCCCGAACTCAGGACTTGCCCCTCAGCTCTGCTGCAAAGGGGTCTTCCCTTCCCACTGATGTCATATACCAAAGATATTTCGCATTCCCATCCCTCCTCCCCCAAGTCCTTGGCACAGAAATCTAAGCATATCAGTGCAGGGCGTGGACCAGGAAAACAGATCACCTCACCTCTCCTCCCCTAACTCCAGTCTATTTGCCTCAGGGCTCCCAGCCCCAACATCCAGTGGTGCCCTGGTCCCAGAGCCTCAGCCTCCATGTCTGCCCCAGCTGCCCCAAAGTCACCCCCACCCAAAAATCTTTCTCTCAGCCTCCTCCTCCTACCTGCGGCTGCCTCCATAGCTGGATCAGCGATCCAGGGCTCAGGGTAGGGACAAGGTCCATCGCAACCAGCTGACCCTCCCTCCTACCCCAGGTCCCGCCTCCTTGAAGATGCTGCCATGGAAGCAAAGGGGTAATGGTTAACGTGGATAAAAGTCTTATCCTCTGGGGAAGTGGGCGTGTTCCCCTGCCCCCATTCCTGAGTCCCAACTTCTTCTGGGGCCCCATGCTGCTGTCCAGCACCCGCTATGTACAGAGAAAGGCAGATGGTTGGTCACTGCAATTCCAAGCCCGGGGAGGGGGGGGAATATAAAAAAGGGGATAAAATTCTACAGCCCAGCATGACCTACCCCCCTCCCAGTATCTTGTTCATGGGCTTCTCCCAGCCCCCACAACCTCTGAGCCTGGTGTAAAACAAAGTGGTCAGTAGTCTCACTAGAATTATCAAGAAGAGCAGCACCCAAGGAAGAGGAGGCATGGAAGACACACAGCTTTTTAATGGTAGCAAGTCAGGGCACCTGCCCCAGGGGCCACCGAGCCATAGGTACCATTTTGGTAAAGGGGGTACAAGGGTGAGGAGAAAGCACCAATGTGAGAAGAGAGTGACTGCAGGCATTCCTGGTGTCCACAGATGGGTTATGAAGGTAGGAGGTGGAGGCTGGGTCTGGATGGATGGAAGTTTAGACCCTCCAATGCATCTTCCGGATGGCAGCGCCCGTGGCATGATGGACATAAGACGTATGCCACCTTGGTGGCATAACCAAAGGGTCCTTGGGAGAGGCAAGGTTGGGGATGGTACTACAGGGCAATGTGGCCATGAAAATGTCACATCCTTCACCCCTTTTAGTAGAAGGGAGAGGAGGCATGTTCCTTCTACAAGCCCAGAACACCGACTCCCCACCTTTGACCCTGGAGATTGCAGGCTTGGGGGCACTGGTTGGACATGTCCTAGGACCGCAGCTGGCACAGCTGTGCCCATTCTTTTGCTTCCAGTCCTTGGAGAGGTCTTTCTAGAAGAAGTCGTACAAGCTAGGAGGCCGCAAAGGAAACGGTTTTGGGGGCCAGTGGTTACACAGCTAGGTGCCTGCAGCCACTTTCTCAGCTTCCAGAGGCCCCCAGCTGCTCCAGAAGGGCTTTGACCTCGCCCTCCACACGCAGCATCTGGGCCTTGCGCCAGGGATTAAGGGTGGCACCCCGGCTATCTTCCAGATCCCGCAGCAGTAGCTCAAGGTGGCGCCGGACCCGAGCCCGATCCCAGCTGTTGAGGTTCCGCTGGACTTCACTGAGGATCACTGACCAGTACTCGGACACTGCTGTCCCCTCTGTCAGCGATGCCACGACTCGGGCACCACCTTCAGCTGTGCCCCTCAAGTCTCGCAGAACCTGGCGGCCTTCTGAGCTCAGTTCATTGAAGTAGAGGCTGGTATGAGAGAGAAGATAGAAGCCAGTCAGCAGGGCTCTGAGAAGGAGGGGACAGAGGGTAGATGGCAAGAAAATCAGGTGGTCTCACTGGTTGTGGAGTGCAATGGGGCAAGTGTCTGCAATAAGCCAGAGATAGAGAGGGTGGCCAAAGGGAGGCAGGGACTGACATGAGAACCCCACAAGACCAGGGACGGTAGGAATGGGGCCACCAGGACCACAGGAGAAATGTGCTAGGGAATCAGGACAGGGTAAGGTCCAGTCACTGAGCAGCTAGGGTTGGCTCAGAACCAGGATGACAAGGATCAATCAGAAGCCAGAAAGAGAGGATAGGCATCAGGCCTAGGACCAGAGCGCCCCCTAGGGGAGGAAAAGCACAGTGGCAAGAGGGAAGTAGGACTGAGGAGTGGGAGGCCAGGCTGAGGGTGGGGATGAGTCAGAACCAGGGGGAGGACTCACTgcagcagctccagggaaggGTGCTCCCGGGCAGCCTTGGCCAGAGCCAGGGCTGCTGTGTCGCCAGCGCCATTGTAGGCCACGTTAAGCTCCTGCAGCTGCTGGTTGCGGTCCAGCTGAGAAGCCAGCAGCTCCAGGCCCTCGTCCCCAAGATTGGTGTGCAGCAGGGACAGGTGTGTCAGCGAGGTGTTTCCCGCCAGCCCCTCCATCAGCAGTGCTGCACCTGCCACCGTCAGTGGGTTGTTGGACAGCCTATGGCCACAATCAACCACAATCAACAAAGGTTATGAGGACCCACTGCAGGTCCCTCCTCTGCATTTTAGGACTTGCACCAAAGGGGTGTACAGCCTGGGGCCGAGATGAGCCTAGACCCCAAAAAATGCAGCCCCCAGGAGAAGAGGAGGCAGAAACAGGGGTGTGGTACATGGTGGAGGAGGGAGACTGGGGTAAAAGCTgacttctccttcctcttctcctccttcaCCTTGTTATCCTTTTCTCCCTGattcccttcttccctctccccttcctcctcttctttactctttcccttcttcctttttcaCCCCCCTACTCCGCCCCTGCTTCTCCCTTCCCTCTAGCTCTCacatccttctctccttccctcctttctcacTCCTCCTTCACATCCCCCTGCTCTAACCAGAAATCGGGAACCCGGGAGTCTTAATATTTGGGAGTCTTAGTTCCTGGTAAATCAATCAACACTTTGGGAGCGTCCACTGAGTGCCCAGCGTTAGGGTTATCCTTGTGAGGCTGCAGGGAACATCCTAGCACTGTTACCATGCAGCCTGCCTGGATATTATTCCACCCCCTCGTTCACGGCCCCCTCCCCCTACACAGGCTAATTTTAGCCATGTGAGAGGCTTTCTAAGCACCATTTACTGGTGGCATCTCCCCCCTGCCCTGCTGCTTGTACTGGACCTGGGGGTAGGTCAGAGCCTGAGTCCTACAGCCTTTACCACACTGTGGGTGGGGCTGTGCCAAGTACATACGAGGCAGGGATTTCACCCTTGACCTTAGATGCCCCTTCCCGAGGCACTCACCGCAGAGTGGTAATTTGGCACTGGTCATGCAGCAGTAGGTCTCGGAGGTTTCTGCAGGCCTCGGGGCCCAGGCTGTTGAGTTGCAAGCTGGAAAAGGAGAAAGTGGCCAGAGGGAggggaagaacaaggaaaagagACCAAGGCAGGAATTCAGCATGGTACCTGCTTTCTCACCACACTGCCTCTAGCAGTCCACACCTGCTCTCCCTTCTGCCGTTGGTTCCATCACCTCCACCCACACCAAACTTCCTCATCCCACCTGCTGGGGCTCCCTTAGGACCTCTGGTCCGCCTACCCTCTTCTTTCCCATCTCTTTGTCTCCACCCCTCTCTTCTCCTCATGCCTGCGCCCAGGGGCAGAATGGTCCTCACCCCAGCTTCCGGGCACGCAGCAAGACAGGCATGAGTGTGCACAGCCCAGCAGCCTCCAGCTGGCAGGAAGCCAAGTTCACCTCATCCAGGGCATGCTTCCCACTGCCTAGTACAGCTGCCACCACGGTGCACTTGAGGGGCGTCATGCGCACACCAGCCAAGTTGAGCTGGCgcagagagctgagcacctcgGCAGAGAAGCGCTGATTCTGGAACTCATAGTGGAAGAAGAGGTAGTCAAGAAGTTCGGATGGGGGCAGCACCTGGCGGCCCCGTGTGCCCAGCTTCTTCTTGATGGCCCGGGCATTCTCCAGGACATCCAGGTTTTTGATGGGGCAGCCAAGCTGAGCCAGCACAGCCCGGTTGTGGGCAGAGAGAAGCCCTCCCACGAACATGGGGAAAAGCTCAAAGACTTCATCCTCTGGGGGCTCATCTGGGTGGCGCCGGGGGCCCTCCACACCCAAGATGCTGGCACCCATCTGGTCCAGAACGTCGTCGTTGTAGTAGTCCTCCTCCCGGAACATTTCCAGAACCATGGCCTGGGCCACCGCCTCCTGGCTCTTACCCACCACGCTCCCAAACATTCGTGGAACCACCTGGGAAAGGAAGCAAGGGAGAAACACTGGAGCCTCCTGCATCCCTTCAGGAGCACAGCCCAGGCCTGTTCAGTCTCCGAGGCAGGCTCAGCTTAAGTTCCTCCCCTGACTGCTCCAGCCTAGTGATTTCCTCTCAAACTTGCAGCACGTTGTATTTGATCACACCACTCCCCTGTGACAACACCTCCCATGGCTCCCCAGTGCCCGTGTGGCAAACTCTAAACTCCCTGGCCCGGAATATAAAACTTTTCATAATCTGGCCCTAGTTGGATCTTTCCCAGGTCACCTCTCAACACTTGTCTCATGCACTCCAGACACTGGAACTTCTTTTTCTCTAACACCCCATACAATTTCAGCCCGGGGGAAGGATTTAGCATATACTAAAAATTTAGTTTGGTACTGGGCTAGGTGTTATAAATATGTCACCATCATTGCCACTGACATCACAGAAACTATAATTGAATTAGTTCCTACTATGTTAAGGTCtcggaggcctggtggtgcagtgtttaagagcttggttgctaaccaaacggtcagcagttcgaatccaccagccactccaaaggaggcctggtggtgctatggttaagcgttcggctgctgactgaaagcttggcggctggaacccacccagtggctttgcaggagaaagatctggagatctgcttccataaagatgacagcccagaaaaccctatggggcagttctactctcacatgggATTACTATCAGTggaaaatcgactcgatggcacctaacaagaatatGTCAAAGCCTACGTGATTTGGCCGCTACCCACCACGGGGCCCTCATCCCACCCTCACTGACTACGCTCCTACCTTCTTGgcttttctcattttcttgacAGTACCACGGTTTCTTCTTCAAAAACTCTCTCCTTGGGGTGTTTTTCCCTCAATTGTTCACCTGGATAATCTACAGGGATCAGATTAACTGTCTTTCCTGTAGAGAGGCTTTCCTTAACCACCACCCCACCCTCACAGTTAGACTTCTCATAACACCTGGGACTTTCCAGACACCTACCACAATTTGTAATTATATAGTTACATTCACATTTTTGTGTGTTCAGACTGGAAGATCAGACAGGGCAGGAAGCTGGGTTTTGTTGTTTTCCCTTTTCCCCCAGAGTCTAACATACTGCCTGGCACGCAGCAGgcattcaaatatttgttgaaggaatgaatgtTTTGGGAGGTTTGCACCATCGTCTCCCATCCTTGCAAGGGTGCTGAAAGAAGGAAGGGCCCATTACCCGGCAATGAACCATGAGTTTGTTTTGTGGCACCTCCTCTAATGTCTCGgtgtttgtttatttacttttcaTATGTGAGCTTCCCGCCATGGAGGATAGAGTCTAGTGCCCCTTCTCCCAAGAATAATCTGGTGACAAGACCAGA
Proteins encoded:
- the NLRX1 gene encoding NLR family member X1 isoform X3, with protein sequence MVLDWCHGQLPAFELIIPFSCEDLSSLGPAPASLCQLVAQRNMPLKEVLPLMAAAGPRLLFVLNGLEHLNLDFRLAGTGLCSDPEEPKAPATIIVNLLRKYMLPEASILVTTRPSAISRIPSKYVGRYGEICGFSDTNLQKLYFQLRFNQPDCGVSAGGTGVLATPAQRDNLVQMLSRNLEGHHQIAAACFLPSYCWLVCATLHFLHTPTPAGQTLTSIYTSFLRLNFSGEMLDSTDSSKVSLMAYAARTLGKLAHKGVTSRKTYFSEEDVSGCLEAGIKTEEEFQLLHVFRRDALRFFLAPCVEPGHPGTFVFTVPAMQEYLAALYIVLGLHKTTLQRVGKDVAELVGRVGEDVSLVLGILAKLLPLRVLPVLFNLLKVVPRMFGSVVGKSQEAVAQAMVLEMFREEDYYNDDVLDQMGASILGVEGPRRHPDEPPEDEVFELFPMFVGGLLSAHNRAVLAQLGCPIKNLDVLENARAIKKKLGTRGRQVLPPSELLDYLFFHYEFQNQRFSAEVLSSLRQLNLAGVRMTPLKCTVVAAVLGSGKHALDEVNLASCQLEAAGLCTLMPVLLRARKLGLQLNSLGPEACRNLRDLLLHDQCQITTLRLSNNPLTVAGAALLMEGLAGNTSLTHLSLLHTNLGDEGLELLASQLDRNQQLQELNVAYNGAGDTAALALAKAAREHPSLELLHLYFNELSSEGRQVLRDLRGTAEGGARVVASLTEGTAVSEYWSVILSEVQRNLNSWDRARVRRHLELLLRDLEDSRGATLNPWRKAQMLRVEGEVKALLEQLGASGS